One window of Sporocytophaga myxococcoides DSM 11118 genomic DNA carries:
- a CDS encoding DUF1573 domain-containing protein — translation MVRITVIFTFLIFLTFQLFAQTGVLQFEETTFDFGSINEEKGPVSHEFKFTNKGSAPLVVSEVRASCGCTTPAWTKEPVMPGQTGVIKAQFDPTNRPGAFNKSLTITANTEPATNVVFIKGTVIPKPKTPTDEFPDTLGSLRVTSRYLNLGGLTTKEPVVREFGIYNDGETPVTFQAAQSVPKHMKVSVEPATLQPKHKGVIKITYDAKAKNDFGYVNDNFTLVSNDKKGGRKNINVVATINEYFPPMNPEQLSQAPRLSFDKTVHDFGPVKAGSISETEFEFTNTGKQDLIIRKVKASCGCTAGTPEKTLLKPGEKSKIKVTFNSAGREGAETKTVTIYSNDPQGSNQTLTIKAKVSKE, via the coding sequence CTGTCATTTTTACATTTTTAATTTTCCTTACGTTTCAGCTTTTCGCTCAAACGGGGGTACTTCAGTTTGAAGAAACAACCTTTGATTTCGGTTCAATCAATGAAGAAAAAGGGCCCGTTTCTCATGAATTTAAATTTACCAACAAAGGATCTGCACCTCTTGTGGTCAGCGAAGTAAGAGCATCCTGCGGATGTACTACGCCTGCCTGGACAAAGGAGCCTGTTATGCCTGGGCAAACAGGTGTGATCAAAGCTCAGTTTGATCCTACAAACAGACCAGGTGCTTTCAATAAATCATTAACAATAACAGCTAATACGGAGCCTGCGACCAATGTAGTATTCATAAAAGGAACAGTAATTCCAAAACCTAAAACTCCGACAGATGAATTTCCTGACACACTTGGTAGCCTTAGAGTCACTTCAAGGTATTTGAATCTGGGAGGTCTGACAACAAAGGAACCTGTAGTAAGGGAGTTCGGAATTTATAATGATGGAGAAACTCCTGTTACTTTTCAAGCAGCTCAGTCGGTACCTAAACATATGAAAGTTTCTGTAGAACCTGCTACACTTCAGCCAAAGCATAAGGGTGTTATTAAGATCACTTATGATGCTAAAGCGAAAAATGATTTTGGGTATGTTAATGATAATTTTACTCTTGTTTCCAATGATAAGAAGGGTGGAAGAAAGAATATAAACGTAGTGGCAACTATCAATGAGTATTTCCCTCCAATGAATCCGGAGCAATTGTCTCAGGCTCCAAGATTATCGTTTGATAAAACCGTTCATGATTTTGGTCCTGTTAAAGCTGGTTCTATATCAGAAACAGAATTTGAATTTACAAATACTGGTAAGCAAGATCTCATCATCCGCAAAGTAAAAGCAAGCTGTGGATGCACTGCCGGAACTCCGGAAAAGACACTTTTGAAACCAGGAGAGAAAAGCAAGATTAAAGTTACATTTAACTCAGCAGGTAGGGAAGGTGCAGAGACTAAAACGGTAACGATATACAGTAACGACCCTCAAGGCTCGAATCAGACTTTGACTATAAAGGCGAAGGTGAGTAAGGAGTAG